The Porphyromonas pogonae genome segment GATTGGCGTCCCATCTCCAACTTGCTCAACAAACATTGCCTTAAGGGAGACACCCCATTTGGCGCTTCCTCTTACCGCCCCATTATGCTCTTCAAGATCCTGCTTTTGGAGACTTGGTACGGTCTCTCAGATCGTCAAGTAGAAGAGCGAATCAACGATTCCCTCACATGGAGTGCCTTCCTGGGCCTGACGATGGACTTTGTTTCTCCCGATCACTCCACCATCTGTCGCTTCCGGCAAGAACTTATAGAGAAAGGCTTAATGGCAAAGCTATTCAAGCTTCTCAACAAGCAACTCAAACAACATGGCATCATGGAGATCAAAGAGGGCGCCATTGTGGACGCAAGTATTGTTGACAGCCCCAACAAACCAACGGGAGGGCTTCAAATTGTGATCTGCGATGATCGGGAGGATACTCGTAGCGATCAAGAGAAAGAGGCTGAAGAAGAATACCAAGTCAAAGTCTGCTCAACGAAACCCGGCGTAGATGAAGAGGCTCGTTGGGTGAAGAAATGCAATGAATATAGATACGGTTACAAGAAGCACATCTTAACAGACACCAAGGGACTAATACATGAAGTAATCACCACAGCGGCTAACGTGGCAGATACGACACAAATCATACCTCTGTTGGAGCAGGCTCAACTCCCCCAAGAGACAATGATATTAGCGGACAAAGGGTACACATCCAAGAAAAACAGAGGTTATCTGTGCGACCACAACTTGATAGATGGCATCATGCACAAAGCAGTCAAAGGTATGCCACTGACGGATGGTAAAAAGCAATTGAATAGACTGATCAGTTCCATGCGATGGCAGATAGAGCGTAGCTTTGGTAGCATTATACGATGGTTTCATGGTGGACGATGTCGCTACCGAGGAATTGCTAAAACGCATTATCAGAACCTCATTGAGTCTTTGGCGTACAATCTCAAACGTGCGCCAAAGCTACTTATGCAACAAAACGTAAACTAGACTCTACTTGAGGGGCACTGACCCCTCAAGAGGCTCAAAAATGAGCTAAATCAAGAAAGTTAGAATCAAAATTCCTTCGTCTGTTCACTAAAATCGGGCGGAAAACGGCTCGTTTTATGTCTCTGTGTCTCGATCCGACTTTTTCAACAGTCTCTATTGGACAAATATCTTTTTACAGCTACTGTGCGTGCCGACGGATCTTCCCGTTTTAGCAAAGACAATCGCTGGGGTATATTCCCGTCATTGGCTCTGGCTTGGCGTCTCAAGCAAGAGAGCTTCCTCAAAGATGTAGCATTTGTAAATGATCTCAAACTCAGACTTGGCTATGGCGTTACAGGACAACAAGACGGTATTGCCAACTACAGCTATATTCCGGGATACAACTTAAGCTCCAATACAGCTACTTATCAATTTGGGAATACATTCTATAATATGTATCGTCCGGCAGCTTATGACAAAGATATCAAATGGGAACAAACCGCTACTACAAACATTGGACTTGATTACAGCTTCTTAAACAATAGAATATCGGGTACGATAGATTATTACTATAAGAAAACTAAGGATCTACTGAATGAAATACCCATCCCAGCAGGATCCAACTTCTCAAATAAGCTCCTGACCAATGTGGGGAATATCACCAATCAAGGTTTTGAGTTTACCATCAATGCCACACCTATACAAACGGAAAAGTTGTCTTGGGATGTAAGCTACAATATCACACTGAACAAAACTAAGATTACCAAGCTGAATCAAACCGAAGACCCCAATTACCTCGGTGTGCTCACAGGAGGCATCAGAGGCGGGACAGGTAATAATATTCAGATACACTCCGTCAATCACGCTCCGGGTTCATTCTTTGTTTTCAAACAACTTTATGACACCAACGGCAAGCCTATAGAAGGAGCCTATGCCGACCTTAACAATGACGGGATCTACAACGAGAAGGACAGATATCAGTATAAATCACCCGAACCTAAAGTGTTCATGGGATTCTCCACATCACTCAATTACGGTAAGTGGAATCTGTCCACAGCTCTACGTGTCAGCATAGGTAATTATATCTACGACAACGTATCGTCATCATTGGCTATTTTCAATGAGATAATAAACTCCAACAATTTCTTGCAAAATACACCTAAAGAGATCTATAAGAGCAAGTTTTCCACAGCACAGTATATGTCTGATTACTATGTGAAAAATGCTTCATTCCTCAAGATGGACAATCTTTCCTTAGGTTATGATTTCGGCAAGCTTTTCAACAATGTTGGACTCAGAGCCTCTGCTACGGTACAAAACGTCTTTACATGGAGCAAGTACAAAGGCATAGATCCGGAGAGAGCTATTGACAATAATTTGTATCCTGTGCCTCGCACTTATTCACTCAATCTTTCATTCTCTTTATAATTATCTACTAACATTAAGACTGTTATGAATCAGTATTTCAATATAAAAGGTATAGGTATCCTCGGGCTATGTTCGTTGCTGGGTCTTAGTTCTTGCATGAAAGATCTGGATCGTGAGCCGACAAATACCGATACAGCCAAAACGGTATTCAACACTCCTGAGGGAACAAAAAAAGCTCTTGCCAAAGTTTATGGAGCATTTGCTCTTACCGGTAACGAAGGTCCTGCCGGACAAGGCGATGTAGCAGGTATTGACGAAGGGGCAAGCGACTTCTTACGTAATTATTTCAACTTACAAGAGCTTTGTACAGACGAGGCTATATGTGCTTGGGCCGACGACGGTGTTCCTGATATACACAATATGAATTGGTCGTCTTCCAATCCTTTTGTCAAAGGCCTATATTATCGTAGCCTTTACCAGATCAAGCTGGCTACGGACTTCTTGGTACAGACCCAAGGTAAAGCTTCAGATCCTGAAGTTAAAGTCTACAGAGCCGAAGCTCGCTTCTTGCGTGCTTTCCAGTACTGGGTGATGATGGATATCTTCGGTAATCCTCCTTTTATCAATGAGGAACTCGGCACAGGTAAAGTATATCCCAAACAGATTATGCGCAAAGACCTTTTTGCTTTTCTAATCAAAGAGATCAAAGAATTTGAGCCGGACTTGAAAGCTGCCAAGCGAAATGAATACGGACGTGTGGATCAAGCAGCCGCTTGGGCTCTATTGTCAAGAATATATCTCAATGCCGAGGTGTATGCAAGAGAGAATCATTATAAAGAAGCTGCAGAGTATGCTGAAAAAGTAATCAACTCAGGCTACACTCCTGTGGCTAAATACGGAAATCTCTTCCTTGCCGATAATAACCTGAATAATAGTGAGACAATCCTTTCCATTAATTATGACGGTATACACAGCAAAAATTACGGAGGTAGTACCTTCCTGATCAATTCTTCGTCCAGTGCCGACGCCATCACTGTACATAAACAAAAGATGGGGATCAATGGCGGTTGGGGTGGCAATAGAGCCACATCTGCCTTGGAAGCTCTTTTTGATAAAAGTAAAGATACACGCTATATGATGGCGTATAAAGACAAAGAAATCAAAAAGGCAAGCGAATTTATGCAAGGTGTATTTGTATATAAGTTCCGCAATGTAACATCAAAAGAAGAGAATGGGCAAAATAGCACTTTCACAGATACTGACTATCCTCTTTTCCGTGTAGCAGAGATGTATCTCAACTATGCAGAAGCTGCAGCAAGAGGTGGAGCAGACCAAGCCAAAGGACTTTCTTATATAAACAAAATCAGGGAACGTGCCTATGGCAATGCTTCAGGTAACTTCAGCACGCTCAAGCTGGATGATGTATTGGCCGAGCGCGGACGTGAACTGTATTGGGAGTGCATGCGCCGTACTGACCTCATCCGTTTCGGTAAGTTTACTTCCGGCTCATACCTTTGGCCATGGAAAGGTGGAGTCAAAGATGGTCGTGGTGTTTCAGAGCACTACAGCATTTACCCATTACCATCCGATGATGTACAGGCAAACTCCAAAAATTTGAAACAAAATCCCAACTACTAAAAGACAAGTTATCTTATGAAAATCAATATAGCATTCAAGAGCGTTCTTTGTCTGGCCATGGGGCTTGCAACCTTTGCCTCATGCGACAAAGATGAAGATCGTGCTATCATAAATCCACAAGCCCCTTCCTCCATAAAACTGAGCAAACAAGACGTTGTTATTGCTCCTGACAAAGGAGGAGAAGTTGCTCTGAAAATGGACTGGACTGCGGCGGATTTAGGATATGATAAGACAGCGGTATACTACGCACTGCTTATTTCTAATCCCGCTCAAAAGGAGAAAAAAGATACTATCTCCTTGGCTATGGGAACCAATATTCTATCCAAGAGTTTTACCAATCTTGAGCTCAATGATTTGGCTACTACGAAGCTAAAACTTGCAGTAGATAAAAAAGCGACCCTCCATATGCAAATAAAAGCTTCACCTTTCATTTCAGGTGGAGCGGGTAGCTCTACGGTACCACCGCCTTTTATCTTGTCAAAAGCTGTGGCATTGACGTTGACTCCGGCATCAATCTCCAATAAACTGCCCGACTACTTCCTAATCGGGAATATGTTTGGCGAAAATGAGTGGAAAAATAATTATACTGGATTCCCATTATTTACAGATGATCCTGCGATAGAGATCTATACCTATACCGGTAAATTCAAAGCTAAATCAGAGTTCAAATTTATTTCTGAGAAGAATCTGGGTACATGGAATGGTCTTCTTGGCTTTGTCTCTGCGGGTAAATTAGGGACGGAAAAAGCTGAAAACATCTCTGATATCAAAACTGAAGGATACTATACGGTAACACTGGATCCTCAAAAACTCACTTACAGCATCAAGCCTTTTGATGAGAAAGGAATGCCTAAGTACGCCAAAATAGGAATTATTGGTAATGGTGCCATCAGTTGGGACAAAGATCTTGAGCTTACCAAAGCAAAATATGACGAACATATCTGGACAGCTCAAGACGTTACAATCAAAGAAGGTGAAATCAAATTTAGAGCCGACTCTAAATGGGATACGAGTTGGGGAGGAGCAGAACTTCTGGTAGGTAAAAGCGCCAAAGGAGGTGGCAACATCAAGATTTCCTCTAAAATAGCGGGCATTTATGACGTGGTATTCTGCGACCTTACCGGAGAATTCCATTTTCTCAAAAAGAAGTAGTCCGGCATAATATCCTCAATGAGTTAAGATAATATGAATTAACATCAATGCCTATGCAGCGGACATTGATATGATACAAAACCCTCCATCCCCTGAAATTTCTGAGACGAAATTTCAGGGGATTATTTCTTTTGGAAGATCAAATCCCCTTCTCTACCATATTCGAGACTGTTACAAAAGTCAACAGTCTTGTGGATTTTGGAGGTAAAGCCGACAAAAGACACTTTGATCGGGCATAGAAGGTAAAGTGCAAGGCGCTAAGAGTGAGTGCACAGGGAGTTTACTTCAGGTAAATGACCAAGCGCGAATCTCGCAAGCAACGAAGCAATTGGCCTGCTATGCAACGGTCTCTATTCATCAATAAAAGATTGAGCACAACAAACTTCACCAATAATAAAAAGTTAAAAATAAGAGCATTATACACTAACTGCTTATTTTAATTGCTATATAAAAACTTATTATACCTTTGTAATATAGGTTAACAAAAAGCACCAATTGATTATAAGGTATGGCTCCAATAATAATAGAGATACTATGAAAATTAAG includes the following:
- a CDS encoding TonB-dependent receptor domain-containing protein translates to MDKYLFTATVRADGSSRFSKDNRWGIFPSLALAWRLKQESFLKDVAFVNDLKLRLGYGVTGQQDGIANYSYIPGYNLSSNTATYQFGNTFYNMYRPAAYDKDIKWEQTATTNIGLDYSFLNNRISGTIDYYYKKTKDLLNEIPIPAGSNFSNKLLTNVGNITNQGFEFTINATPIQTEKLSWDVSYNITLNKTKITKLNQTEDPNYLGVLTGGIRGGTGNNIQIHSVNHAPGSFFVFKQLYDTNGKPIEGAYADLNNDGIYNEKDRYQYKSPEPKVFMGFSTSLNYGKWNLSTALRVSIGNYIYDNVSSSLAIFNEIINSNNFLQNTPKEIYKSKFSTAQYMSDYYVKNASFLKMDNLSLGYDFGKLFNNVGLRASATVQNVFTWSKYKGIDPERAIDNNLYPVPRTYSLNLSFSL
- a CDS encoding RagB/SusD family nutrient uptake outer membrane protein, encoding MNQYFNIKGIGILGLCSLLGLSSCMKDLDREPTNTDTAKTVFNTPEGTKKALAKVYGAFALTGNEGPAGQGDVAGIDEGASDFLRNYFNLQELCTDEAICAWADDGVPDIHNMNWSSSNPFVKGLYYRSLYQIKLATDFLVQTQGKASDPEVKVYRAEARFLRAFQYWVMMDIFGNPPFINEELGTGKVYPKQIMRKDLFAFLIKEIKEFEPDLKAAKRNEYGRVDQAAAWALLSRIYLNAEVYARENHYKEAAEYAEKVINSGYTPVAKYGNLFLADNNLNNSETILSINYDGIHSKNYGGSTFLINSSSSADAITVHKQKMGINGGWGGNRATSALEALFDKSKDTRYMMAYKDKEIKKASEFMQGVFVYKFRNVTSKEENGQNSTFTDTDYPLFRVAEMYLNYAEAAARGGADQAKGLSYINKIRERAYGNASGNFSTLKLDDVLAERGRELYWECMRRTDLIRFGKFTSGSYLWPWKGGVKDGRGVSEHYSIYPLPSDDVQANSKNLKQNPNY
- a CDS encoding IS5 family transposase, with the translated sequence MSKEKNTNAASFAELAVERRRQATKNNFLHQIDSIVDWRPISNLLNKHCLKGDTPFGASSYRPIMLFKILLLETWYGLSDRQVEERINDSLTWSAFLGLTMDFVSPDHSTICRFRQELIEKGLMAKLFKLLNKQLKQHGIMEIKEGAIVDASIVDSPNKPTGGLQIVICDDREDTRSDQEKEAEEEYQVKVCSTKPGVDEEARWVKKCNEYRYGYKKHILTDTKGLIHEVITTAANVADTTQIIPLLEQAQLPQETMILADKGYTSKKNRGYLCDHNLIDGIMHKAVKGMPLTDGKKQLNRLISSMRWQIERSFGSIIRWFHGGRCRYRGIAKTHYQNLIESLAYNLKRAPKLLMQQNVN
- a CDS encoding SusE domain-containing protein — translated: MKINIAFKSVLCLAMGLATFASCDKDEDRAIINPQAPSSIKLSKQDVVIAPDKGGEVALKMDWTAADLGYDKTAVYYALLISNPAQKEKKDTISLAMGTNILSKSFTNLELNDLATTKLKLAVDKKATLHMQIKASPFISGGAGSSTVPPPFILSKAVALTLTPASISNKLPDYFLIGNMFGENEWKNNYTGFPLFTDDPAIEIYTYTGKFKAKSEFKFISEKNLGTWNGLLGFVSAGKLGTEKAENISDIKTEGYYTVTLDPQKLTYSIKPFDEKGMPKYAKIGIIGNGAISWDKDLELTKAKYDEHIWTAQDVTIKEGEIKFRADSKWDTSWGGAELLVGKSAKGGGNIKISSKIAGIYDVVFCDLTGEFHFLKKK